From the Lepus europaeus isolate LE1 chromosome 12, mLepTim1.pri, whole genome shotgun sequence genome, one window contains:
- the LOC133771212 gene encoding LOW QUALITY PROTEIN: calbindin-like (The sequence of the model RefSeq protein was modified relative to this genomic sequence to represent the inferred CDS: inserted 2 bases in 1 codon): MAESHLQSSLITASQFFEIWLHYDAYGSGYLEGMELQNLIQELQQARKKAGLELSPEMKTFVDQYGQRDDGKIGIVELAHVLXTEENFLLFFWCQQLKSCEEFMKTWRKYDTDHSGFIETEELKNFLKDLLEKANKTVDDTKLAEYTDLMLKLFDSNNDGKLELTEKARLLPVQENFLLKFQGIKMCGKEFNKAFELYDQDGNGYIDENELDALLKNLCEKNKQEQDINNIPTYKKSIMALSDGGKLYRTDLALILCAGDN, encoded by the exons ATGGCAGAATCCCACCTGCAATCATCCCTGATCACAGCCTCACAGTTTTTCGAGATCTGGCTTCATTACGACGCTTATGGAAGTGGTTACCTGGAGGGAATGGAGCTGCAGAACTTGATCCAGGAGCTCCAGCAGGCGCGAAAGAAGGCTGGATTGGAATTATCACCTGAGATGAAAACTTTTGTGGATCAGTATGGGCAGAGAGATGATGGAAAAATAGGAATTGTAGAGTTGGCCCATGTATT CACAGAAGAGAATTTCTTGCTGTTCTTCTGGTGCCAGCAGCTGAAGTCCTGTGAGGAATTCATGAAGACATGGAGAAAATATGATACTGATCACAGTGGCTTCATAGAAACTGAGGAACTTAAGAACTTTCTAAAGGATCTGCTGGAAAAAGCAAACAAGACGGTTGATGACACAAAATTAGCTGAGTATACAGACCTAATGCTGAAACTATTTGATTCAAATAatgatgggaagctggaattaactGAGAAGGCCAGGTTACTACCAGTGCAAGagaattttcttcttaaatttcagGGAATCAAAATGTGTGGGAAAGAGTTCAATAAGGCTTTTGAGTTATATGATCAGGATGGTAACGGGTACATAGATGAAAATGAACTGGATGCCTTACTGAAGAATCTGTGTGAGAAGAATAAACAGGAACAGGATATTAATAATATTCCAACATACAAGAAGAGCATAATGGCTTTGTCGGATGGAGGGAAGCTCTACCGAACAGATCTTGCTCTCATTCTTTGTGCTGGAGACAACTAG